A portion of the Algisphaera agarilytica genome contains these proteins:
- a CDS encoding sulfatase-like hydrolase/transferase, with protein sequence MKPPRHLIATLTAAAIILAALGPAVAADQPNIILIYTDDISARELPIYGSSEWTDPLSNNTSDPQYRGKTPVLDRLANEGVWIADAWAATICSPSRAMMMTGRYASLHKWWHNGAIGRVALDDKGTRTRPSRLYETSPLLIGHVAQQAGYATQWVGKTQMPGCDEDAHQHFGFDEGVFTPGNSMFAPNPHTDFRVDYTKVDGKRATVNVDTGQVIKSYGQTSWYWKPGVALMNHPANSKPMEYWPNTPESQATFGLNTYGPDVELDFIFEFMDRKHSDGQPFFIYHTTHLGHGAFNWIDPSAKSKYVKTPKIHWDGNAYHRDAPNITGDDGVYDDHGTLSEMGMHAHVEYLDYQVWLYLNKLKDMGIENDTVLIFCSDNGTWGYGKGSHDRQKGTHVPLIIHAPGLNFTKQGKQNVLASMADMLPTLADLVGTEIPVDYEIHGQSLIPFLTTNKPTHREWVYAYKKDMQLIRGTHVLKDGNDKWWDVSETPDDLISYPEITDWSQVSDAHRAQRDLFVNGILPRYDTYNTEPDPPTPILD encoded by the coding sequence ATGAAACCGCCACGACACCTCATCGCCACACTGACCGCCGCCGCGATCATTTTGGCCGCGCTGGGCCCAGCGGTCGCCGCCGACCAGCCCAACATCATCCTGATCTACACCGACGACATCAGCGCGCGGGAGCTGCCGATCTACGGCTCGTCGGAGTGGACCGACCCGCTGAGCAACAACACCAGCGACCCGCAGTACCGGGGCAAGACGCCCGTACTCGACCGCCTGGCCAACGAGGGTGTGTGGATTGCCGATGCCTGGGCCGCGACGATCTGCTCGCCCAGCCGGGCCATGATGATGACCGGGCGCTACGCCAGCCTGCACAAGTGGTGGCACAACGGAGCCATCGGCCGGGTCGCCCTCGACGACAAGGGCACGCGGACCCGCCCAAGCCGACTCTACGAAACCTCGCCCCTTCTCATCGGCCACGTCGCTCAGCAAGCGGGCTACGCCACGCAATGGGTCGGCAAAACTCAGATGCCCGGCTGCGACGAAGACGCCCACCAGCACTTCGGCTTCGACGAAGGCGTTTTCACCCCCGGCAACTCGATGTTCGCCCCCAACCCCCACACCGACTTCCGCGTCGACTACACCAAAGTCGACGGCAAACGCGCCACCGTCAACGTCGACACCGGCCAGGTCATCAAGAGCTATGGCCAAACCTCCTGGTACTGGAAGCCCGGCGTCGCGCTCATGAACCACCCCGCCAACTCCAAGCCGATGGAGTACTGGCCCAACACGCCCGAATCTCAAGCCACCTTCGGCCTCAACACCTACGGCCCCGACGTCGAGCTCGACTTCATCTTCGAGTTTATGGACCGAAAGCATTCCGACGGCCAGCCCTTCTTCATCTACCACACCACCCACCTCGGCCACGGCGCGTTCAACTGGATCGACCCCTCCGCCAAGAGCAAATACGTCAAGACCCCCAAAATCCATTGGGACGGAAACGCCTACCACCGCGACGCCCCCAACATCACCGGCGACGACGGCGTCTACGACGACCACGGCACCCTTAGCGAGATGGGCATGCACGCCCACGTTGAATACCTCGACTACCAGGTCTGGCTGTACCTCAACAAGCTCAAAGACATGGGCATCGAGAACGACACCGTCCTCATCTTCTGCTCGGACAACGGCACTTGGGGCTACGGCAAAGGCAGCCACGACCGGCAGAAGGGCACCCACGTCCCGCTCATCATCCACGCCCCCGGCCTGAACTTCACCAAGCAGGGCAAGCAGAACGTCCTCGCCTCCATGGCCGACATGCTCCCGACCCTCGCCGACCTCGTCGGCACTGAGATCCCCGTCGACTACGAAATCCACGGCCAAAGCCTGATCCCCTTCCTCACCACCAACAAACCAACCCACCGCGAATGGGTCTACGCCTACAAGAAAGACATGCAGCTCATCCGCGGCACGCACGTCCTCAAAGACGGTAACGACAAATGGTGGGACGTCTCCGAAACCCCCGACGACCTCATCAGCTACCCCGAGATCACGGACTGGTCCCAGGTGTCGGACGCACACCGGGCCCAGCGTGACCTGTTCGTCAACGGCATCCTGCCACGCTACGACACCTACAACACCGAGCCCGATCCCCCGACCCCGATACTTGATTGA
- a CDS encoding DUF1800 family protein: MMRRVVRFAVVTLAVGISSAVAQETDLSPRINASAHLGVAPLEVAFDASRSTTSSGKLAGYRWTLGQETLGTGPSIQHVFQTPGTHELTLHLTSDAGHSATQSIAISVAEQPWKPSKNITRAEAQRFLWQAAFGPTEQDVEFVMRRGFEAWIDKQLAMPASLLTDKLARSRENEIEYDEELEEDDQQEEVDTVILIDDLLIGADDQLRQRMAWALVQVLPINAEGAVPEELGVEHGHRALYNVYLRHALPDRRSKTKGNYLELLDELTFNSGMAQWLTYKNNAKANAELGTTPDENYAREVMQLFTIGLHRLNPDGTPQRDADGQPIPNYTNQDVEELARVFTGLIDGEIEPEEEDDLASAAPARWVITDHDFGPKRLLDYPGASKKTRNIPAASRSNRTEARAVKEVRVALRHLFNHPSHPPFIAHRLIQRFTTSNPTPGYVQRVAEAYQGEGPYGKGQRGDLGATIKAILLDDEARNPAYRDSPYAGLTLEPMRVMVGVARAFELHQPARYLPRTDYDLMWEMDEFTGQGFLNTPSVFNFYLPTYTPVNTELAATGMAAPELQLMDEYRAIAGLEFITASVLYGLEDFNESFAEQAYDSLEDPEALVDLIAQRLDHGGLAPETRSDIATAVSRIRDPDERLYAAVYLTLGHPAFRVLH; encoded by the coding sequence ATGATGCGTCGCGTGGTTCGTTTTGCCGTTGTCACCTTGGCCGTGGGGATATCGAGCGCGGTCGCGCAAGAGACCGACTTATCGCCCCGGATCAACGCTTCGGCCCACCTCGGCGTAGCCCCGCTGGAAGTCGCCTTCGACGCGTCGCGAAGCACCACCTCCAGCGGAAAACTCGCCGGGTACCGCTGGACCCTCGGCCAAGAAACCCTCGGCACCGGGCCGTCGATCCAACACGTCTTCCAAACCCCGGGCACGCACGAGCTCACCCTCCACCTCACCTCCGACGCCGGCCACTCCGCCACGCAGTCCATCGCGATCTCGGTCGCGGAACAGCCGTGGAAACCCAGCAAGAACATCACCCGTGCCGAGGCCCAGCGTTTCCTCTGGCAGGCCGCCTTCGGACCCACCGAGCAAGACGTCGAGTTTGTGATGCGGCGCGGCTTCGAAGCGTGGATCGACAAGCAGCTCGCCATGCCCGCTTCGCTACTGACCGACAAGCTCGCCCGGAGCCGAGAGAACGAGATCGAGTACGACGAGGAGCTGGAAGAAGACGACCAGCAAGAGGAAGTCGACACCGTGATCCTGATCGACGATCTCTTGATCGGGGCGGACGATCAGCTGCGGCAGCGGATGGCGTGGGCGTTGGTGCAGGTCCTGCCGATCAACGCCGAGGGGGCGGTGCCCGAGGAGCTCGGCGTCGAGCACGGCCACCGCGCGCTCTACAACGTCTATCTCCGCCACGCCCTGCCCGACCGACGAAGCAAGACCAAGGGCAACTACCTCGAGCTGCTCGATGAACTCACGTTCAACAGCGGCATGGCCCAGTGGCTGACCTACAAGAACAACGCCAAGGCCAACGCCGAGCTCGGCACCACGCCCGACGAGAACTACGCCCGGGAGGTCATGCAGCTGTTCACCATCGGCCTTCACAGGCTGAACCCCGACGGCACCCCGCAACGCGACGCCGACGGACAGCCCATCCCCAACTACACCAACCAGGACGTCGAAGAACTCGCCCGCGTCTTCACCGGCCTGATCGACGGCGAGATCGAACCCGAAGAAGAAGACGACCTCGCCTCCGCGGCCCCCGCCCGGTGGGTGATCACCGACCACGACTTCGGCCCCAAGCGGCTGCTCGATTACCCCGGCGCGAGCAAGAAAACGCGCAATATTCCTGCTGCTTCGCGAAGCAACCGCACCGAAGCCCGCGCCGTCAAAGAGGTGCGCGTCGCGCTGCGTCACCTGTTCAACCACCCCAGCCACCCGCCGTTCATCGCGCATCGCCTCATCCAACGCTTCACCACCAGCAACCCCACGCCCGGCTACGTCCAGCGCGTCGCCGAGGCCTACCAGGGCGAAGGCCCCTACGGCAAGGGCCAGCGCGGCGACCTCGGTGCCACGATCAAAGCCATCCTCCTCGATGACGAAGCCCGCAACCCCGCCTACCGCGACAGTCCGTATGCCGGGCTCACCCTCGAGCCGATGCGCGTCATGGTCGGTGTCGCCCGCGCGTTCGAGCTGCACCAGCCCGCCCGCTACTTGCCCCGCACCGACTACGACCTCATGTGGGAGATGGACGAGTTCACCGGCCAAGGCTTCCTCAACACGCCGTCGGTCTTCAACTTCTACCTGCCCACCTACACGCCCGTGAACACCGAGCTCGCCGCCACGGGTATGGCCGCCCCCGAGCTGCAGCTCATGGACGAGTACCGCGCGATCGCTGGGCTCGAGTTCATCACCGCATCCGTCCTCTACGGCCTCGAAGACTTCAACGAATCCTTCGCCGAGCAAGCCTACGACTCGCTCGAAGACCCCGAGGCTCTCGTTGATCTGATCGCCCAGCGCCTCGACCACGGCGGCCTTGCCCCAGAAACCCGTAGCGACATCGCCACGGCCGTGTCGCGCATCCGCGACCCGGATGAACGCCTCTACGCCGCGGTGTACCTCACGCTCGGCCACCCCGCGTTCCGGGTGCTTCACTGA
- a CDS encoding Gfo/Idh/MocA family oxidoreductase: MKHLSRRQLLKSSAAIGAFSIIPAPLVRGQNSPSATGASPNDRVNVACIGIAQRGHGNTNNISNSGLANIVALCDVHLAQEHAQEHIAKHPDAKTYTDFRVMFDEMADDIDAVVISTPDHSHFTIAVQAMALGKHVYVEKPLAHTFGQCERLIDLAARTGVVTQMGNQGHSSGNLMQFQSWTEAGVIKDVTRISAFMNKWRRWHGWGQDATGYLEQPLPADMNWDAWIASAPMHPFSEKLHPGNWRSWYDYGCGCFGDWGPHILDTAHRCLELGLPTKVSAVHRDGPNDFVYPQATTIQFDFPERGSMPACAVTWYDGQTNFPPVEPELGNWRRNQETKEIERAPLEVSPKNPGKIIYGKDLTFYGGSHGSVLRVVEGNDDPDFRKTLPKFQNKVSNHHNNFLLACKGEEEARSPFAISGPLSQVFNLGILAQRFGGELEFDPTTKQITNHAEANALLDPEPRKGWESYYTL, encoded by the coding sequence ATGAAACATCTTTCCCGCCGTCAGCTCCTGAAGTCGTCCGCCGCGATTGGCGCGTTTTCGATCATCCCCGCCCCGCTCGTGCGTGGCCAAAACTCCCCGTCGGCCACGGGAGCCAGCCCCAACGACCGCGTCAACGTCGCCTGCATCGGTATCGCGCAGCGCGGCCACGGCAACACCAACAACATCTCCAACTCCGGCCTGGCCAACATCGTGGCCCTCTGCGATGTCCACCTCGCCCAGGAACACGCCCAGGAACACATCGCCAAGCACCCCGACGCGAAGACCTACACCGACTTCCGCGTGATGTTTGACGAGATGGCCGACGACATCGACGCCGTGGTGATTTCGACGCCCGACCACTCCCACTTCACCATCGCTGTGCAGGCCATGGCCTTGGGCAAGCACGTCTACGTCGAGAAACCTCTCGCCCACACCTTCGGCCAATGCGAGCGTCTCATCGACCTCGCGGCCCGCACCGGCGTGGTCACGCAGATGGGCAACCAGGGCCACTCCTCGGGCAACCTCATGCAGTTCCAATCGTGGACCGAGGCCGGGGTCATCAAAGACGTCACCCGCATCTCCGCCTTCATGAACAAGTGGCGGCGATGGCACGGCTGGGGCCAGGACGCCACCGGCTACCTCGAGCAACCGCTCCCCGCCGACATGAACTGGGACGCCTGGATCGCCTCCGCCCCGATGCACCCGTTCTCCGAAAAGCTCCACCCCGGCAACTGGCGCTCGTGGTACGACTACGGCTGCGGCTGCTTCGGCGACTGGGGCCCGCACATCCTCGACACCGCCCACCGCTGCCTCGAGCTCGGCCTGCCCACCAAGGTCTCAGCCGTCCACCGCGACGGGCCCAACGACTTCGTCTACCCCCAGGCCACCACCATCCAATTCGACTTCCCCGAACGCGGGTCCATGCCCGCTTGTGCGGTCACCTGGTACGACGGCCAGACCAACTTCCCGCCCGTCGAGCCCGAGCTCGGCAACTGGCGCCGCAACCAGGAAACCAAAGAAATCGAACGCGCGCCCCTGGAGGTCAGCCCCAAAAACCCAGGCAAGATCATCTACGGCAAGGACCTCACCTTCTACGGCGGGTCACACGGCTCGGTCCTCCGCGTCGTCGAGGGCAACGACGACCCCGACTTCCGCAAGACCCTGCCCAAGTTCCAGAACAAGGTCTCCAACCACCACAACAACTTCCTGCTCGCCTGCAAGGGCGAAGAAGAAGCCCGCTCGCCCTTCGCCATCAGTGGGCCGCTCTCGCAGGTCTTCAACCTCGGCATCCTGGCCCAACGCTTTGGCGGCGAGCTCGAGTTCGACCCCACCACCAAGCAGATCACCAACCACGCCGAGGCCAACGCGCTGCTCGACCCCGAACCACGTAAGGGCTGGGAGTCGTACTACACGCTCTAA